A section of the Ovis canadensis isolate MfBH-ARS-UI-01 breed Bighorn chromosome 1, ARS-UI_OviCan_v2, whole genome shotgun sequence genome encodes:
- the MOB3C gene encoding MOB kinase activator 3C, whose amino-acid sequence MALCLKQVFSKDKTFRPRKRFEPGTQRFELYKKAQASLKSGLDLRSVVRLPPGENIDDWIAVHVVDFFNRINLIYGTMAERCNETSCPVMAGGPRYEYRWQDERQYRRPAKLSAPRYMALLMDWIEGLINDEDVFPTRVGVPFPKNFQQVCTKILTRLFRVFVHVYIHHFDSILSMGAEAHVNTCYKHFYYFIREFSLVDQRELEPLREMTERICH is encoded by the exons ATGGCGCTGTGCCTGAAGCAGGTGTTCTCCAAGGACAAGACGTTCAGGCCGCGGAAGCGCTTTGAGCCGGGCACGCAGCGCTTTGAGCTGTATAAGAAGGCGCAGGCGTCGCTCAAGTCTGGCCTGGACCTGCGCAGCGTGGTGAGGCTGCCGCCCGGCGAGAACATAGATGACTGGATCGCCGTGCACGTGGTGGACTTCTTCAACCGCATAAACCTCATCTACGGCACCATGGCCGAGCGCTGCAACGAGACCAGCTGCCCGGTCATGGCCGGTGGGCCTCGCTACGAGTACCGCTGGCAGGACGAGCGGCAGTACCGGCGGCCGGCCAAGCTCTCGGCGCCGCGCTACATGGCGCTGCTCATGGACTGGATCGAAGGCCTCATCAACGACGAGGATGTCTTTCCCACGCGTGTAG gAGTTCCCTTCCCCAAGAACTTCCAGCAGGTCTGCACCAAGATCCTGACCCGTCTCTTCCGCGTCTTTGTACATGTCTACATCCACCACTTTGACAGCATCCTCAGCATGGGGGCCGAGGCGCATGTCAATACCTGCTACAAGCACTTCTATTACTTCATCCGCGAGTTCAGCCTGGTAGACCAGCGGGAGCTGGAGCCACTG AGGGAGATGACAGAGCGGATTTGTCACTGA